In Acetoanaerobium noterae, a single genomic region encodes these proteins:
- a CDS encoding adenylosuccinate synthase, translating into MSGLAIIGSQWGDEGKGKIIDYLAKSAEVVVRAQGGNNAGHTVVVDNEKYALHLIPSGILNPKAINIIGNGVVLDPKVFLEEIEKFEARGIDTSSIRISERTHIILPYHKTMDALMEEKRGAMDIGTTKKGIGPCYMDKAERVGIRALEFIREDIFADRLKQELEKKNEIITKIYNAEPLGYDEIFNEYNQYAKKLAKYVDNTEKIINEALKANKNVLFEGAQGSMLDLDFGTYPYVTSSHPTVGGFVVGSGVGFGAINEVIGITKAYTTRVGKGPFVTELEDATGDLIREKGHEYGTTTGRARRCGWLDLVVLKYSAMINGFTAISLMLLDVLSDFETLKICVGYEIDGKITTDFPAYLGDLEKAKPVYKEMPGFKGDITEVKTYEDLPENAKEYIKTIEEFIDVPVKIISVGPRRDQTIMRASFF; encoded by the coding sequence ATGTCTGGTTTAGCCATTATCGGTTCTCAGTGGGGAGACGAAGGAAAAGGAAAAATAATAGATTATTTAGCTAAAAGTGCGGAGGTTGTAGTTAGAGCACAAGGAGGAAACAATGCTGGACATACAGTAGTTGTGGATAACGAGAAATATGCTCTTCATTTAATTCCGTCTGGTATACTTAACCCAAAAGCTATAAACATCATAGGAAATGGTGTAGTACTTGATCCTAAAGTGTTTTTAGAGGAAATAGAAAAATTCGAAGCTCGTGGAATTGATACTTCAAGTATTAGAATCAGTGAGCGTACACATATCATACTACCTTATCACAAGACTATGGATGCCTTAATGGAAGAAAAAAGAGGCGCTATGGATATTGGAACTACAAAAAAAGGCATAGGTCCATGCTATATGGATAAAGCTGAGCGTGTAGGAATAAGAGCTCTTGAATTTATAAGAGAAGATATATTTGCAGATAGATTAAAGCAAGAGTTAGAAAAGAAAAATGAGATTATCACAAAAATATACAATGCAGAGCCTCTTGGCTATGATGAAATATTTAATGAATACAACCAGTACGCTAAAAAACTAGCGAAATATGTGGATAATACAGAGAAAATTATAAATGAAGCTCTAAAAGCAAATAAAAATGTTCTATTTGAGGGAGCTCAAGGCTCAATGCTAGACCTTGATTTTGGAACCTACCCTTATGTTACTTCTTCTCATCCTACAGTAGGTGGCTTTGTAGTGGGAAGTGGAGTAGGCTTTGGAGCTATAAATGAAGTTATAGGTATAACAAAAGCGTATACAACAAGAGTTGGAAAAGGACCTTTTGTTACAGAGCTAGAAGATGCTACAGGCGACTTAATTCGTGAAAAAGGTCATGAGTATGGAACTACTACAGGAAGAGCTAGAAGATGCGGATGGCTTGATTTAGTAGTGCTTAAATATTCTGCTATGATTAATGGATTTACGGCTATTTCACTTATGCTACTTGACGTGCTTTCAGATTTTGAAACTCTTAAAATCTGCGTTGGCTATGAAATAGATGGTAAGATCACTACAGATTTCCCTGCATACCTAGGAGATTTGGAAAAAGCAAAGCCTGTTTACAAGGAAATGCCAGGGTTTAAAGGTGATATCACTGAAGTGAAAACCTATGAAGATTTGCCTGAAAATGCAAAGGAATATATTAAGACAATAGAAGAATTTATCGATGTTCCAGTTAAGATTATTTCTGTAGGTCCAAGAAGAGACCAGACGATTATGAGAGCTTCATTCTTTTAA
- a CDS encoding GNAT family N-acetyltransferase: MDDKIILWGNKVSVRSMRKEDVEKMLHWSLHDDLLFYDYNFPYMDIEERQQWFELKTKGLKRCFSVFDMQGQMVGYMSLRNVSRLFKRAELGIVFDPGELSKGYGSDAVTTLLKWYFKELGYRKMILTVAAYNERAIKSYKKVGFQKYAQQFGEFMNPKVNPLIDEDFKHIKKYFRKKGNKLEVLYYKMQISTLSTE, translated from the coding sequence ATGGATGATAAGATTATATTATGGGGAAATAAAGTAAGTGTAAGGTCAATGCGTAAGGAAGATGTGGAAAAAATGCTCCACTGGTCCTTGCATGACGATTTACTTTTTTACGATTACAATTTCCCATATATGGATATAGAAGAAAGGCAGCAGTGGTTTGAGCTTAAAACAAAAGGCTTAAAGCGATGCTTTAGTGTTTTTGATATGCAAGGTCAGATGGTGGGATATATGTCTCTTAGAAATGTAAGCAGGCTATTTAAACGAGCTGAACTTGGGATAGTGTTTGATCCTGGAGAGCTATCTAAAGGCTATGGCAGTGACGCAGTTACTACTTTATTAAAATGGTATTTCAAAGAGCTAGGATATAGAAAGATGATCCTCACAGTGGCAGCTTACAATGAAAGAGCTATAAAATCCTATAAGAAAGTTGGATTTCAAAAATATGCTCAGCAATTTGGGGAATTTATGAATCCAAAAGTGAATCCTCTTATAGATGAAGACTTTAAGCATATCAAGAAATATTTTAGAAAAAAGGGAAATAAGCTAGAAGTTCTCTACTATAAAATGCAGATATCCACATTATCCACAGAATAA
- the dnaB gene encoding replicative DNA helicase: protein MEGKLPPHSIQAEQSVLGSVLIDREAMLVVSDVLQEDDFYKDAHREIFHCMMDLYKKSEPIDLITLSEGLKKRSSLDMVGGITYLTGLSTAPDFTRHVSKYAEIVKEKSILRKLIKASGFIMERSYAGEDEVADLLEQAEKSIFDISQSKSQKSMAAISQVLLSAYEILEELYRNKGSITGLTTGFIDLDRKTNGLQKTDLVLIAARPAMGKTAFALNIAHNAALKDSCKVALFSMEMSKEQLIQRMIAAESRVELNKLKNGNLDEEEWPKVITAMEVLSKTDIYIDDTPGISVVELRSKCRRLKMEKGLDMVLIDYLQLMESDSKGESRQQEISKISRSLKILAKELECPVIALSQLSRAPEQRSDHRPILSDLRESGAIEQDADLVMFLYRDEYYHEDSDQKNIAEVIIAKHRHGETGMVPLTWLGQFQLFHNVAHMRE, encoded by the coding sequence ATGGAGGGGAAATTACCGCCTCATTCCATCCAAGCTGAGCAATCAGTTCTTGGAAGTGTTTTAATTGATAGAGAAGCAATGCTTGTAGTAAGTGATGTACTTCAAGAGGATGATTTTTATAAGGATGCTCACAGAGAGATATTCCACTGCATGATGGATTTGTACAAAAAAAGCGAGCCTATAGACCTTATAACCTTGTCTGAAGGCTTAAAAAAGAGATCATCTCTGGATATGGTAGGTGGAATAACTTATCTTACTGGGCTTTCTACTGCTCCTGACTTTACTCGCCATGTAAGCAAGTATGCAGAAATAGTAAAAGAAAAATCCATACTACGTAAGCTTATAAAAGCATCAGGCTTTATAATGGAGCGAAGCTATGCAGGAGAAGATGAAGTAGCGGACCTACTAGAACAGGCTGAAAAAAGCATATTTGATATATCACAATCTAAAAGTCAAAAGAGCATGGCAGCTATTTCACAGGTACTACTAAGCGCATATGAAATATTGGAAGAGCTGTATAGAAATAAAGGAAGTATTACAGGTCTTACTACTGGCTTTATAGATTTGGACAGAAAAACAAATGGGCTTCAAAAAACTGATTTAGTGCTTATTGCAGCTAGACCAGCTATGGGAAAAACTGCTTTTGCGTTAAATATTGCTCACAATGCAGCTCTTAAGGATAGCTGTAAAGTAGCTCTATTTTCTATGGAGATGAGTAAAGAACAGCTCATTCAAAGGATGATAGCAGCAGAGAGTAGAGTTGAGCTAAATAAGCTTAAAAATGGAAATCTGGATGAGGAAGAATGGCCAAAGGTCATAACTGCAATGGAAGTTCTTTCCAAGACAGATATTTATATAGATGATACTCCAGGCATAAGCGTAGTAGAGCTAAGGTCAAAATGCAGAAGGCTTAAAATGGAAAAAGGACTGGATATGGTTCTTATAGATTACCTTCAGCTTATGGAGTCAGATTCAAAAGGAGAAAGTCGTCAGCAAGAAATATCTAAGATATCTCGTTCACTAAAAATATTAGCGAAAGAATTAGAATGTCCAGTAATAGCTCTATCTCAGCTATCGCGTGCCCCAGAGCAGCGTTCTGATCATAGACCTATACTATCAGACCTGAGAGAATCAGGAGCCATAGAGCAGGATGCTGACCTTGTTATGTTTCTATACAGAGATGAATACTATCACGAGGATTCAGACCAAAAAAACATAGCAGAGGTTATTATTGCAAAGCACAGACATGGAGAAACAGGTATGGTTCCTCTGACATGGCTTGGACAGTTCCAGTTATTTCACAATGTAGCCCACATGAGGGAGTAA
- the rplI gene encoding 50S ribosomal protein L9, producing MKVIFLKDVKGTAKKGEMKEVSDGYARNFLIPKGVAKEATASSINDLNQQKTAESLKKQKEEQDAKDLAEKLKAITVTMFSKAGDGGKLFGSITSKDIAERLNKEHKIDIDKRKILLDDHIKMLGSHTVPVKLHQNVTAEFRVEVKQKD from the coding sequence ATGAAAGTTATATTTTTAAAGGACGTAAAGGGAACAGCTAAAAAAGGCGAAATGAAGGAAGTAAGCGATGGCTATGCACGTAACTTCTTAATTCCAAAAGGAGTGGCAAAGGAAGCTACAGCAAGCTCAATAAACGATTTGAATCAGCAAAAAACAGCTGAAAGCTTAAAAAAACAAAAAGAAGAGCAAGATGCTAAGGATTTAGCAGAAAAGCTAAAAGCTATAACGGTAACTATGTTTTCGAAAGCTGGAGATGGGGGTAAGTTATTTGGCTCAATTACATCAAAGGACATAGCAGAAAGACTGAATAAGGAACATAAAATTGATATAGATAAGAGAAAAATCCTATTAGATGATCACATAAAAATGCTTGGGTCTCACACAGTTCCAGTTAAGCTTCATCAAAATGTTACTGCTGAGTTTCGCGTAGAAGTAAAGCAAAAGGATTAA